The following proteins come from a genomic window of Sorghum bicolor cultivar BTx623 chromosome 3, Sorghum_bicolor_NCBIv3, whole genome shotgun sequence:
- the LOC8078157 gene encoding peroxidase 2 codes for MKLSAAVLCALVAVQAAALLLATVPSAQAKELEVGYYGKKCKGVENVVKWHVIKAIKANRRTGAALVRLLFHDCFVRGCDGSVLLDASSDNPHPEKEAPVNIGLAAFDVLEEIKAAVEKRCPGVVSCSDILIYAARDAASALSNGHVHFAVPAGRLDGFVSKADEAQAELPDSTHDVQQLIDNFARKNFTVEELVILTGAHSIGQGHCSSFRGRLSEPSSQITPAYRDLLNYKCSQGSNPPVDNNVRDEDYDVVAKFVAGFTSRVRKIPDFLDNSFYHNNLAKIVTFHSDWTLLTHKEALGHVVEYAENGTLWDEDFSESLLKLSKLPMPAGSKGEIRKKCSVVNHRLY; via the exons ATGAAGCTCTCGGCGGCAGTCCTCTGCGCCCTTGTGGCTGTCCAGGCGGCGGCGCTCCTCCTCGCCACCGTGCCGTCGGCGCAGGCCAAAGAGCTGGAGGTCGGCTACTACGGCAAGAAGTGCAAGGGCGTGGAGAACGTGGTGAAGTGGCATGTCATCAAGGCTATCAAGGCCAACCGCCGCACCGGCGCCGCACTCGTCCGCCTCCTCTTCCATGACTGCTTCGTCAGG GGGTGTGATGGTTCTGTCCTCCTGGACGCTTCCTCCGACAACCCTCACCCGGAGAAGGAGGCGCCGGTGAACATCGGCCTCGCCGCCTTCGACGTCCTGGAGGAGATCAAGGCCGCCGTCGAGAAGAGGTGCCCCGGCGTGGTCTCCTGCTCCGACATCCTCATCTACGCCGCCCGCGACGCGGCCAGCGCCCTGAGCAACGGCCACGTCCACTTCGCCGTCCCCGCCGGGCGCCTGGACGGCTTCGTCTCCAAGGCCGATGAGGCCCAGGCGGAGCTCCCGGACTCCACCCACGACGTGCAGCAGCTCATCGACAACTTCGCCAGGAAGAACTTCACCGTGGAGGAGCTGGTCATCCTCACCGGCGCGCACTCCATCGGCCAGGGCCACTGCTCCTCCTTCAGAGGCCGCCTCTCCGAGCCGTCGAGCCAGATCACCCCGGCGTACCGCGACCTGCTCAACTACAAGTGCTCCCAGGGATCGAACCCGCCCGTGGACAACAACGTCcgcgacgaggactacgacgtGGTGGCCAAGTTCGTGGCGGGGTTCACCAGCCGGGTGCGCAAGATCCCGGACTTCCTGGACAACTCCTTCTACCACAACAACCTCGCCAAGATCGTCACCTTCCACTCCGACTGGACGCTGCTCACGCACAAGGAGGCGCTCGGCCACGTCGTCGAGTACGCCGAGAACGGCACGCTGTGGGACGAGGACTTCTCCGAGTCGCTGCTCAAGCTCAGCAAGCTGCCCATGCCAGCAGGAAGCAAGGGAGAGATCAGGAAGAAGTGCAGCGTCGTCAACCACCGCCTGTACTGA
- the LOC8060306 gene encoding uncharacterized protein LOC8060306 encodes MVYYYYPSRDRAVDPDPESDDKRLLGQSGGGDEANPNGDDAWKGAGRLGLQLMQIGYQVSAGAVVLTDAVFWGLIVPFTLSAHFSLNAVMACIHSLNLVFLLIETALNNLDFPWFRMPYFVLWTCLYVIIQWIAHVCGMTWWPYPFLRPESSLAPLWYLAMALLHFPCYLVYWLIVRAKSGCLIHMQVAYRS; translated from the exons ATGGTGTACTACTACTACCCGTCACGAGACCGTGCGGTGGATCCCGATCCCGAGAGCGACGACAAAAGATTGCTCGGCcaaagcggcggcggcgacgaggcgAACCCAAACGGTGATGATGCTTGGAAGGGAGCTGGGCGACTGGGACTCCAGCTGATGCAGATTGGCTACCAG GTCAGTGCCGGCGCGGTTGTCCTGACGGACGCGGTCTTCTGGGGCCTCATAGTACCATTCACGTTGTCAGCTCATTTCAGTCTCAATGCA GTGATGGCCTGCATACACTCTCTCAACCTTGTCTTCCTACTGATAGAGACTGCACTAAACAACTTG GACTTCCCTTGGTTCAGAATGCCATACTTCGTTCTCTGGACGTGCTTGTACGTGATCATACAGTGGATCGCTCATGTTTGTGGTATGACATG GTGGCCTTACCCTTTCCTCCGTCCTGAATCATCCTTGGCACCACTGTG GTATTTGGCCATGGCATTGCTTCATTTCCCATGCTACCTCGTTTACTGGCTGATTGTTAGGGCAAAGAGCGGCTGCTTGATCCACATGCAGGTTGCATACAGGTCCTGA